A window of Gammaproteobacteria bacterium genomic DNA:
GGCGATCGGTCTGGAGACATTTCTGATGGTGAGCGACCCGTGGCGCGTGGGTCTCACCACCGATCATCCCAACGGCGCGCCGTTCACCAGCTATCCGCACCTGATCCGGTTGCTGATGGACCGCAGCTTTCGCGCCGACATGCTGACTACCATTCATCCGGGCGCCGCCGCGATGAGCCAGATCGGCAGCCTCGCGCGCGAATACTCGCTGTACGAAATCGCCATTATGACGCGCGCGGCGCCCGCCCGCCTGCTGGGCCTGGAAGACCGTGGCCGGCTGACACCGGGCGCGGCGGCGGATGTCGCCGTTTACCGGCCTCACAAGGACCGCGAACGCATGTTCGAGCGTCCGTCGCTGGTGTTCAAGGACGGCGAGCTGGTGGTCAAGGACGGCAAGGTAATCAAGGCCCCGCGGGGTCGCACGCACGTGGTGCGGCCCGATTTCGATGCGGGCATCGAACGGAACTTAAGCGCCTGGTTCGATGAGTGCCACACGGTAAAATTGGATAATTACAAAATCTCCGTTGACGAGATGGCCGACCTTGTTGGCAGCCCGGTGGTGGTGCATCCCTGCGGAACACGGCGATGATCATTAACGGTGTCGAGATCGAAGACACGTTCGCCGAGGCCTTCGACATGCGCGCCACGCGCATCATCATCACCGCCATCAATTTCAAGTGGGCGCGCCACGCGGCGGTGACCATGACCGGCTTCGCGACCTCCGTCATCGGTTGTGGGGTCGAGGCCGGCATCGAGCGCGTGCTGCATGGCGACGAGACGCCAGACGGCCGTCCCGGCATGGCGGTGCTGCTGTTCGCGACATCGACCAAGACGCTCGCCAAGCAGCTTGAGACGAGAGTCGGCCAGTGCGTGCTGACCTGTCCGACCACGGCCGTGTTCGCGGGCCTCGAAGGCGACGAAAAGATCCCGCTGGGCAAGAACGTCCGCTATTTCGGTGACGGTTTTCAGATCTCCAAGATGGTTGGCGGCAAGCGCTTCTGGCGGGTGCCGGTGATGGATGGCGAGTTTCTGTGCGAGGAGGAAACCGCGCGCACGACCGCGGTCGGCGGCGGTAATTTCCTGGTGCTGGCCAGGACCATGTCGCAGGCGCTGCTCGCGAGCGAGGCGGCTATCGACGCCATCTACCGGCTGCCGCATGTGATCATGCCATTCCCCGGCGGCGGTGTGCGTTCGGGCTCGAAAGTCGGCTCGAAATACAAGGGCCTGATGGCGTCCACCAACGATCCGTACTGCCCGACCCTCAAAGGTCTCGCCGGCTCGCGTCTGGGTGCGGACATCGGCGCGGCGATGGAGATCGTCATTGACGGCCTGACCGCCGACGACGTGCGTCACGCGATGCGCACCGGCATCCACGCGGTGTGCGCGCTGGGGTCATCAGAAGGCATCTTGCAGATCACGGCCAGCAATTTTGGCGGCAAGCTGGGCGCCCATCACTTGCACTTGTCGGAGATTATGGGTGAAGCCGATAGTTCTTGAACTGCGCGAGCCGCAGCTCGTACCCGTCGACATGAGCCCGCTCGCGCCCGACCGACTGAAAGGGATGCGGGCGAAGAAGATCAGCGCAGTGCGCCTGTGGACGGGTAACCGGCAGGTACCGGTCGGTGACCTGTTCAATGTCAGCGGTGAGGATCATACCCGGCTGGTGATAGGCAACGCTAGCGCTTCACTGGAACGCATCGGCGCGGGCATGGTCGCCGGACAGATCGAAGTCGAAGGCAATGCTGGCAGTTATCTGGGGCGCGACATGAGCGGCGGCCAGATTCGCGTGCGCGGCGACTGCGGCGCGTTCTGCGCCAGCGCAATGCGGGCCGGGTTAATTGAAATTGACGGCAACGCGGACGATTTTCTCGGCGCCGCGGTCACCGGCGAGCGCCAGGGAATGCGTGGCGGAATGGTGCTCGTCAGGGGCAATGCAGGCGACCGCATCGGCGATCGCATGCGCCGAGGCATGATTCTGATCGAAGGCAGCGCGGGCGACTTCTGCTGCTCCCGCATGGTTGCCGGCACGGTGGCGGTGCTGGGCGACATGGGTCAAGGCATCGGCGTGGGTATGCGACGCGGTTCGCTATTGCTGGCGACCGATCCCGGCGGGTTCCCCGCCACGTTTGTCGATACCGGCGCGCACAGTCTCGGCTTCCTCGCGTTATGGGCGCGGCAGTTCCGCGGTCTGGACAGCACGTTCGCGCAT
This region includes:
- the fhcD gene encoding formylmethanofuran--tetrahydromethanopterin N-formyltransferase; translated protein: MIINGVEIEDTFAEAFDMRATRIIITAINFKWARHAAVTMTGFATSVIGCGVEAGIERVLHGDETPDGRPGMAVLLFATSTKTLAKQLETRVGQCVLTCPTTAVFAGLEGDEKIPLGKNVRYFGDGFQISKMVGGKRFWRVPVMDGEFLCEEETARTTAVGGGNFLVLARTMSQALLASEAAIDAIYRLPHVIMPFPGGGVRSGSKVGSKYKGLMASTNDPYCPTLKGLAGSRLGADIGAAMEIVIDGLTADDVRHAMRTGIHAVCALGSSEGILQITASNFGGKLGAHHLHLSEIMGEADSS
- a CDS encoding formylmethanofuran dehydrogenase subunit C, translated to MSPLAPDRLKGMRAKKISAVRLWTGNRQVPVGDLFNVSGEDHTRLVIGNASASLERIGAGMVAGQIEVEGNAGSYLGRDMSGGQIRVRGDCGAFCASAMRAGLIEIDGNADDFLGAAVTGERQGMRGGMVLVRGNAGDRIGDRMRRGMILIEGSAGDFCCSRMVAGTVAVLGDMGQGIGVGMRRGSLLLATDPGGFPATFVDTGAHSLGFLALWARQFRGLDSTFAHLDPARQRVNRYVGDLANDGRGEILVWVKDPSHPPL